One genomic segment of Prochlorococcus marinus str. MIT 0919 includes these proteins:
- the tkt gene encoding transketolase, which translates to MVAAPASLDTLCINSIRMLAVDAVNKSKSGHPGLPMGCAPMGYALWDKFLNHNPKNPKWFNRDRFVLSAGHGCMLLYALLHLTGYDSVTIEDIKQFRQWGAKTPGHPETFETAGVEVTAGPLGAGISNAVGLAIAESHLAAKFNKPNLSIVDHFTYVIMGDGCNQEGVASEACSLAGHLKLGKLIALYDDNHITIDGRTDVSFTEDVLKRYESYGWHVQHVKDGNSDVNAISQAIETAKAVTDKPSIIKITTTIGYGSPNKSDTAGVHGAPLGEEEADLTRKSLNWPYGPFEIPQEAYEQYRKAIDKGSKLESNWNDLLATYRSKYPNESKEFERMLRGELPGNWDQNLPTYSSEDQGLATRKHSQICLGALGPNLPELIGGSADLTHSNYTDIKGETGSFQPETREKRYLHFGVREHAMAAILNGIAYHDSGLIPYGGTFLVFADYMRGSMRLSALSELGVIYVLTHDSIGVGEDGPTHQPIETIPSLRAMPNMLVFRPGDGNETTGSYKLAIKNRNRPSSLCLSRQGMPNQRNSSSDKVAFGGYVLEDCEGTPELIMIGTGSELNLCVEAAKELKNKGKKVRVVSMPCVELFEEQSSSYKEEVLPVNVRKRLVVEAAETFGWHKYIGLDGDSVTMNGFGASAPGGTCMEKFGFTVENVLNKATKLLG; encoded by the coding sequence ATGGTCGCTGCGCCCGCTTCACTCGATACTCTTTGCATTAACAGCATTCGAATGCTGGCTGTTGATGCAGTTAATAAATCCAAAAGCGGACATCCTGGATTACCTATGGGATGTGCACCAATGGGATATGCCCTTTGGGACAAGTTTTTAAACCATAATCCTAAAAATCCCAAATGGTTCAATCGAGACAGATTTGTTCTTTCTGCTGGTCATGGCTGCATGTTGTTATATGCCCTATTACATCTAACTGGGTACGATTCAGTAACTATTGAAGATATCAAACAATTTAGGCAATGGGGCGCAAAAACTCCTGGGCACCCTGAGACTTTTGAAACAGCTGGTGTAGAAGTTACTGCAGGTCCTTTAGGAGCAGGAATCTCAAATGCAGTTGGACTAGCAATTGCAGAATCACATCTAGCAGCAAAATTCAACAAACCAAATCTTTCTATTGTTGACCATTTCACCTACGTCATCATGGGAGATGGATGCAATCAAGAAGGGGTTGCATCAGAAGCATGTTCTTTAGCTGGTCATTTAAAGCTTGGAAAACTTATTGCTTTATATGATGACAATCACATAACTATTGATGGCAGAACAGATGTTTCTTTTACCGAAGATGTACTGAAAAGATATGAATCATATGGATGGCATGTCCAGCATGTAAAAGATGGGAATTCCGATGTAAATGCAATTTCTCAGGCTATAGAAACAGCTAAAGCCGTAACAGATAAACCTTCAATCATTAAAATAACAACCACTATTGGATATGGATCTCCCAACAAAAGCGATACTGCTGGAGTTCATGGAGCACCTCTAGGCGAAGAAGAAGCTGATCTAACCAGAAAATCGTTGAATTGGCCTTATGGTCCTTTTGAGATACCTCAAGAAGCTTATGAGCAATACAGGAAAGCAATAGATAAAGGTTCCAAGTTAGAAAGCAATTGGAATGACTTGCTTGCAACATATCGATCTAAGTATCCAAATGAATCAAAGGAATTTGAAAGAATGTTGCGAGGCGAGCTACCGGGAAATTGGGACCAAAATTTACCGACTTATTCATCAGAAGACCAAGGGTTAGCCACAAGGAAACATTCCCAAATCTGTTTAGGCGCTCTCGGACCAAATCTGCCAGAACTCATTGGAGGTTCTGCAGACTTAACTCATTCAAATTACACTGATATCAAAGGGGAGACAGGATCATTCCAGCCTGAGACTAGGGAAAAGCGCTATTTGCATTTTGGAGTAAGGGAACATGCAATGGCAGCTATTCTTAATGGCATTGCCTATCACGACAGCGGACTAATTCCCTATGGAGGAACATTCTTAGTATTTGCTGACTATATGAGAGGCTCAATGAGACTTTCAGCTCTCAGCGAGCTCGGAGTGATTTATGTTTTAACTCACGACTCAATAGGCGTGGGAGAAGATGGACCAACTCACCAACCAATAGAAACTATTCCTTCCCTTAGAGCAATGCCAAATATGCTTGTCTTTAGGCCAGGAGATGGGAATGAGACGACTGGCTCTTACAAGCTGGCGATCAAAAATAGGAATCGGCCTAGTTCCCTATGCCTAAGTAGACAAGGAATGCCGAATCAAAGAAATTCCTCTAGCGATAAAGTTGCATTTGGAGGGTATGTTCTTGAAGATTGCGAAGGCACACCTGAATTAATAATGATTGGTACAGGTAGTGAACTAAATCTTTGTGTTGAAGCAGCGAAGGAATTAAAAAATAAGGGTAAAAAAGTTCGTGTTGTTTCTATGCCATGTGTTGAACTATTTGAAGAGCAAAGTAGTTCTTATAAAGAAGAAGTTTTACCAGTTAATGTAAGAAAACGTCTAGTTGTAGAAGCAGCCGAAACTTTTGGATGGCATAAATATATTGGACTTGATGGTGACAGCGTCACAATGAATGGATTTGGCGCATCTGCCCCTGGTGGGACTTGTATGGAAAAATTTGGCTTTACCGTTGAAAATGTTCTCAACAAAGCTACTAAACTTTTAGGTTAA
- the psaC gene encoding photosystem I iron-sulfur center protein PsaC, translating into MSHAVKIYDTCIGCTQCVRACPLDVLEMVPWDGCKAGQIASSPRTEDCVGCKRCETACPTDFLSIRVYLGDETTRSMGLAY; encoded by the coding sequence ATGTCCCACGCAGTAAAGATCTACGACACATGCATCGGATGCACACAGTGTGTCAGAGCTTGTCCTTTGGATGTTTTGGAAATGGTTCCATGGGATGGGTGTAAGGCAGGCCAAATTGCATCCTCCCCCCGAACTGAAGATTGTGTAGGCTGCAAGCGATGTGAAACCGCTTGTCCTACAGACTTCTTAAGTATTCGGGTCTATCTTGGTGATGAAACAACTCGCAGTATGGGCTTGGCTTATTAA
- a CDS encoding tetratricopeptide repeat protein, with protein sequence MNLVSMKEKITCIVICACFALCCTAGSVQADESLNMIFQEGLLESKAGNFAKALETWNRFIDLAPENGVAYSNRGNVRLALGDPEGAILDQQKAIELMPNELDPHFNKGIAEESLQRWEEAEQDYKWILDRDAENASALYSLGWVDGSQGHWKEAAVLFNKAQIFESNFYGARLSKALANYQLKEYAQAESELRSIIRKYPMFVDCRAALTALLWRQGFIGEAKSNWVAVVGLNNQYSQKAWLLESLRWPPDPFEDLLAFIDLTY encoded by the coding sequence CACTTGCATAGTTATCTGTGCTTGTTTTGCTTTGTGCTGCACTGCAGGCTCAGTTCAAGCTGACGAGTCCTTGAATATGATTTTTCAAGAAGGTCTTTTAGAAAGTAAGGCAGGAAACTTTGCAAAAGCTTTAGAAACATGGAATAGATTTATTGACCTTGCTCCTGAAAATGGAGTTGCATATAGTAATCGCGGCAATGTTCGTTTAGCTTTAGGCGATCCTGAAGGTGCGATCTTGGATCAGCAAAAGGCAATAGAATTAATGCCTAATGAGCTAGACCCTCATTTCAATAAAGGCATTGCAGAAGAGAGTTTACAAAGATGGGAAGAAGCTGAACAAGATTACAAATGGATTCTTGATAGAGACGCCGAAAATGCATCCGCTTTATACAGCTTGGGTTGGGTTGATGGTTCACAAGGTCATTGGAAAGAAGCTGCGGTTTTATTTAATAAAGCTCAAATCTTTGAATCGAACTTTTATGGGGCTCGTCTTAGTAAAGCTTTGGCTAATTATCAATTAAAGGAATATGCTCAGGCTGAATCAGAGCTTCGTTCAATTATTAGAAAGTATCCAATGTTTGTTGATTGCAGAGCAGCTTTAACTGCTCTTTTATGGAGGCAGGGGTTTATTGGAGAAGCCAAAAGTAATTGGGTGGCTGTAGTTGGTTTAAATAATCAATATTCACAAAAAGCTTGGCTTCTAGAATCTCTGCGTTGGCCTCCAGATCCCTTTGAAGACTTATTGGCTTTTATAGATTTGACATATTAA
- a CDS encoding amidohydrolase, producing the protein MNLLNQEKEVLKTLMPELIDLRRHFHSHPELSGQEYQTAALISGELKKYGWKVKEAVGKTGLIADLGDISGSLVGLRVDMDALPVEEKTGLSFASLNQGVMHACGHDLHTCIGLGVARMLAQNSNQINGVRILFQPAEEIASGARWMKADGALNGVDALFGVHVYPDLPVGKIGVKSGVLTAAAGELEIEIIGEGGHGARPHQAIDPIWIGARVITGIQEAISRCLDPLSPVVISFGKIQGGQAFNVIADRVMLLGTVRCLDPQLNETLPDWIANTVQGIASNLGAEAKVHYRAIAPPVYNDPYLSSLLEKSAISLLESSNVVRLEQPSLGAEDFAEFLKDVPGTMFRLGVSGLEGCAPLHSGYFSPDESALEIGICLLARTLLSWMNETQ; encoded by the coding sequence ATGAATCTATTAAATCAAGAAAAGGAAGTACTTAAAACCTTAATGCCAGAATTAATTGACTTAAGGAGGCATTTTCATTCTCATCCTGAATTAAGTGGCCAGGAGTATCAGACTGCTGCATTGATTTCTGGAGAATTAAAAAAATATGGATGGAAGGTTAAAGAAGCTGTAGGGAAAACAGGATTAATCGCTGATTTAGGAGATATTTCTGGCTCACTTGTTGGGTTAAGAGTTGATATGGATGCTTTGCCAGTAGAAGAAAAAACGGGTTTAAGTTTTGCCTCTCTCAACCAAGGTGTTATGCATGCTTGTGGTCATGATTTACATACTTGTATTGGTTTAGGTGTAGCAAGAATGTTGGCTCAAAATTCTAATCAAATAAATGGGGTGAGAATTTTATTTCAACCAGCTGAAGAAATTGCTTCCGGAGCACGATGGATGAAAGCTGATGGGGCTTTGAATGGAGTGGATGCACTGTTTGGTGTTCATGTATATCCTGATTTGCCCGTTGGCAAAATAGGAGTCAAAAGTGGAGTATTAACAGCTGCAGCCGGAGAACTTGAAATAGAGATTATTGGAGAAGGAGGGCATGGAGCTAGACCACATCAAGCGATAGATCCAATATGGATAGGGGCAAGAGTTATTACGGGCATTCAAGAGGCAATTAGCAGATGTTTAGACCCTCTTTCTCCAGTGGTTATTAGTTTTGGGAAAATACAAGGTGGTCAAGCTTTTAATGTTATTGCTGACAGAGTGATGTTGTTAGGAACAGTTCGGTGTTTAGATCCTCAATTAAATGAAACTTTGCCTGATTGGATTGCAAATACCGTTCAAGGAATTGCCTCTAATTTAGGAGCTGAGGCTAAAGTTCATTATCGCGCAATAGCACCACCAGTTTATAACGATCCTTACTTGAGTTCCTTGCTTGAGAAATCTGCGATTTCTTTACTCGAATCTTCAAATGTTGTGAGATTGGAACAACCTTCCTTAGGGGCTGAGGATTTCGCAGAGTTTTTGAAAGATGTCCCTGGGACAATGTTTAGATTAGGAGTTAGTGGTTTGGAGGGATGTGCGCCACTTCATAGTGGATACTTTTCTCCAGATGAAAGTGCTTTAGAAATTGGTATTTGCCTTTTAGCAAGAACTCTTTTGTCTTGGATGAACGAAACCCAATGA
- the fabF gene encoding beta-ketoacyl-ACP synthase II: protein MMENLHRVVITGLGAITPIGNTVEEYLAGLQSGVNGVGPITLFDASNHACRFGAEVKNFDPTGLLEPKESKRWDRFSKFAVIAAKEAISNSGLSINEHNASRIGVIIGSGVGGLLTMETQAQVLNVKGPGRVSPFTVPMMIPNMATGLTAIALGAQGPSSAVATACAAGSNAIGDSFRLLQLGKADAMICGGAEASITPLGVAGFSSAKALSFRNEDPLSASRPFDAERDGFVIGEGAGVLVLETLEHAKKRNAPIYGEVIGYGTTCDAHHITSPTPGGLGGAKAMKEALSDAQVNPNEVDYINAHGTSTPANDSNETSAIKTALGERAKQIPVSSTKSMTGHLLGGSGGIEAVACVLSIQHGVIPPTINYSNPDPACDLDYVPNSARENKLNIVLSNSFGFGGHNVCLAFRKFF, encoded by the coding sequence ATGATGGAGAATCTCCATCGAGTTGTTATCACTGGGCTCGGCGCTATTACCCCAATTGGAAATACCGTCGAGGAATATCTTGCAGGTCTGCAATCTGGAGTAAATGGCGTTGGTCCAATTACTCTATTTGATGCATCTAACCATGCCTGCCGTTTTGGTGCTGAAGTCAAAAACTTCGATCCAACTGGCTTACTCGAGCCAAAAGAATCGAAAAGATGGGACAGGTTTTCTAAATTCGCAGTAATTGCTGCAAAGGAAGCCATATCCAACTCAGGTTTATCTATTAATGAACACAATGCATCACGCATTGGAGTCATTATTGGATCTGGAGTTGGTGGTTTATTGACTATGGAAACCCAGGCTCAAGTCCTTAATGTCAAAGGTCCAGGAAGAGTTAGCCCTTTTACTGTTCCTATGATGATCCCAAACATGGCGACAGGTCTAACGGCTATTGCACTGGGTGCTCAAGGCCCTAGTTCGGCCGTTGCCACTGCATGTGCGGCAGGTTCGAATGCAATTGGAGACTCTTTCCGCTTGCTTCAGCTTGGGAAAGCAGACGCCATGATTTGTGGAGGAGCAGAAGCAAGTATTACGCCCCTTGGAGTTGCTGGTTTTTCCAGCGCAAAAGCCCTCTCATTCAGAAATGAAGATCCATTAAGCGCTAGTAGACCATTTGATGCTGAGCGTGATGGATTTGTCATTGGAGAAGGAGCAGGTGTACTAGTTTTAGAAACCCTTGAGCATGCTAAAAAACGTAATGCTCCTATCTACGGAGAAGTTATTGGTTACGGAACCACCTGTGATGCTCATCACATTACATCTCCTACACCTGGTGGCTTAGGTGGAGCTAAAGCTATGAAAGAAGCTCTTTCAGACGCCCAAGTCAACCCCAATGAAGTTGATTACATTAATGCGCATGGAACTAGCACTCCAGCAAATGACAGTAATGAAACTTCTGCCATCAAAACTGCACTAGGAGAAAGAGCTAAGCAGATACCTGTGAGTTCAACAAAATCAATGACAGGTCATCTACTTGGCGGGTCTGGAGGCATTGAAGCGGTAGCATGTGTTCTCTCTATTCAGCATGGAGTAATCCCACCTACTATCAACTATTCCAACCCAGATCCAGCTTGTGATTTGGACTATGTCCCCAACTCTGCTAGAGAAAATAAATTAAATATTGTACTTTCCAATTCATTTGGATTTGGAGGTCACAATGTTTGCTTGGCCTTTAGAAAATTTTTCTAA
- a CDS encoding DUF3188 domain-containing protein, with amino-acid sequence MKLGKPSSKTLIRIAAPLLVVIAIFGFYQRKGNDRVQALPALLIGIGFICTGFVERHQRRKKLFLKLNQMEETNNS; translated from the coding sequence ATGAAACTAGGCAAGCCTTCTAGCAAAACTTTGATCAGAATAGCCGCTCCATTATTAGTAGTAATTGCTATTTTTGGCTTCTATCAAAGAAAGGGCAATGATCGTGTACAAGCTTTACCTGCCTTACTGATTGGGATAGGTTTCATTTGTACAGGATTTGTAGAGCGTCATCAGAGAAGAAAAAAACTGTTTCTTAAGTTAAATCAGATGGAAGAAACTAATAACTCTTAA
- the thiC gene encoding phosphomethylpyrimidine synthase ThiC, producing MRASWVASRKGNSNVSQLHFARKGIVTEEMAFVANRENLPNSLVMEEVARGRMIIPANINHVNLEPMAIGVASRCKVNANIGASPNASDVAEELKKLDLAVKYGADTVMDLSTGGVNLDEVRTAIINASPVPIGTVPVYQALESVHGSIEKLSEEDFLHIIEKHCQQGVDYQTIHAGLLIEHLPKVKGRLTGIVSRGGGILAQWMLYHHRQNPLFTRFDDICEIFKKYDCSFSLGDSLRPGCLHDASDEAQLAELKTLGELTKRAWKHDVQVMVEGPGHVPMDQIEFNVRKQMEDCSEAPFYVLGPLVTDIAPGYDHITSAIGAAMAGWYGTAMLCYVTPKEHLGLPNPEDVREGLIAYKIAAHAADIARHRSGARDRDDELSKARYAFDWNKQFELSLDPERARQYHDETLPADIYKQAEFCSMCGPKHCPMQTKITDKDLDQLEDAIKSKGTSPSSSLKLDKS from the coding sequence ATGAGAGCTTCATGGGTGGCTTCCAGAAAGGGGAATAGTAATGTTTCTCAATTGCATTTTGCTAGGAAGGGAATAGTTACTGAAGAGATGGCCTTTGTTGCCAATAGAGAAAACCTTCCAAATTCATTGGTTATGGAAGAAGTTGCTCGGGGTCGAATGATTATTCCCGCAAATATTAATCATGTGAATTTAGAGCCTATGGCAATTGGAGTTGCTTCTAGATGCAAAGTAAATGCAAATATCGGTGCTTCTCCAAATGCTAGTGATGTAGCAGAAGAGTTGAAAAAGCTTGACCTAGCTGTCAAATATGGAGCAGATACTGTAATGGATCTTTCTACTGGAGGGGTGAATTTAGATGAAGTCAGAACAGCAATTATTAATGCTTCACCAGTACCAATAGGAACAGTACCTGTTTATCAGGCTTTAGAGAGTGTACATGGATCTATTGAGAAGCTTTCCGAAGAAGACTTCCTTCATATCATTGAGAAGCATTGTCAACAGGGAGTTGATTATCAAACTATCCATGCTGGCTTATTAATTGAACATTTACCTAAAGTCAAAGGCAGATTGACTGGGATAGTAAGTAGAGGTGGAGGTATTCTTGCTCAGTGGATGCTTTATCACCATCGCCAAAACCCTCTTTTTACTCGTTTTGATGATATCTGTGAGATTTTTAAAAAGTATGATTGCAGTTTTTCATTAGGAGATTCTTTGCGTCCAGGTTGTTTACATGATGCGTCTGATGAGGCTCAATTGGCTGAATTGAAAACTTTGGGAGAACTTACGAAGAGAGCTTGGAAGCATGATGTGCAAGTCATGGTGGAGGGACCTGGTCATGTTCCTATGGATCAAATTGAATTTAATGTAAGAAAACAGATGGAAGATTGTTCTGAAGCACCATTTTATGTTTTAGGACCTTTAGTAACAGATATTGCACCTGGATACGATCACATTACAAGTGCTATTGGTGCTGCTATGGCTGGCTGGTATGGCACTGCGATGCTTTGTTATGTAACGCCCAAAGAACATTTGGGATTACCAAATCCTGAGGATGTACGAGAAGGTTTAATTGCGTATAAAATTGCAGCACATGCCGCTGATATTGCCAGACATCGTTCCGGAGCTCGTGATAGAGATGATGAATTGAGTAAAGCTAGATATGCATTTGATTGGAATAAACAGTTTGAGTTATCACTTGACCCCGAGAGAGCTCGACAGTATCACGATGAAACTCTTCCAGCAGACATATATAAGCAAGCAGAATTTTGTTCAATGTGCGGACCTAAACATTGTCCGATGCAAACAAAAATTACTGATAAAGATTTAGATCAATTAGAAGATGCAATTAAGTCCAAAGGTACTTCACCATCATCATCTTTGAAATTAGATAAGAGTTGA
- the acpP gene encoding acyl carrier protein: MSQDTILEKVRSIVSEQLSVDAGEVKLESNFQNDLGADSLDTVELVMALEEAFDIEIPDEAAEGIATVGDAVKYIDEKQG, from the coding sequence ATGTCTCAGGACACAATCCTCGAAAAAGTTCGTTCTATCGTTTCAGAACAACTCAGTGTTGATGCAGGCGAAGTCAAGCTTGAATCAAATTTTCAAAACGACCTTGGAGCCGACTCTCTCGATACTGTTGAGTTGGTAATGGCTCTTGAAGAGGCTTTTGACATCGAAATCCCAGATGAAGCCGCGGAAGGTATCGCCACCGTTGGTGATGCCGTCAAGTACATAGACGAAAAGCAAGGTTGA